In Rattus norvegicus strain BN/NHsdMcwi chromosome 1, GRCr8, whole genome shotgun sequence, a genomic segment contains:
- the Atxn2l gene encoding ataxin-2-like protein isoform X19, giving the protein MLSYDSGIGLPRGQTTGKGPPQSPVFEGVYNNSRMLHFLTAVVGSTCDVKVKNGTTYEGIFKTLSSKFELAVDAVHRKASEPAGGPRREDIVDTMVFKPSDVLLVHFRNVDFNYATKDKFTDSAIAMNSKVNGEHKEKVLQRWEGGDSNSDDYDLESDMSNGWDPNEMFKFNEENYGVKTTYDSSLSSYTVPLEKDNSEEFRQRELRAAQLAREIESSPQYRLRIAMENDDGRTEEEKHSAVQRQGSGRESPSLVSREGKYIPLPQRVREGPRGGVRCSSSRGGRPGLSSLPPRGPHHLDNSSPGPGSEARGINGGPSRMSPKAQRPLRGGKTLSSPNNRPSGEASVPPTSAALPFLPVGRMYPPRSPKSAAPAPVSASCPEPPIGSAVASSASIPVTSSVVDPGAGSISPASPKLSLAPTDVKELPTKEPSRSLEAQELARIAGKVPGLQNEQKRFQLEELRKFGAQFKLQPSSSSETGLDPFPSRILKEEAKGKEKEVDGLLTSDPMGSPVSSKAESILDKEDKVPLAAVAGSEGPEQLQPPCPSQTGSPPVGLIKGDDKEEGPVTEQVKKSTLNPNAKEFNPTKPLLSVNKSTSTPTSPGPRTHSTPSIPVLTAGQSGLYSPQYISYIPQIHMGPAVQAPQMYPYPVSNSVPGQQGKYRGAKGSLPPQRSDQHQPASAPPMMQAAAAAAGPPLVAATPYSSYIPYNPQQFPGQPAMMQPMAHYPSQPVFAPMLQSNPRMLTSGSHPQAIVSSSTPQYPSAEQPTPQALYATVHQSYPHHATQLHGHQPQPATTPTGSQPQSQHAAPSPVQHQAGQAPHLGSGQPQQNLYHPGALTGTPPSLPPGPSAQSPQSSFPQPAAVYAIHPHQQLPHGFTNMAHVTQAHVQTGVTAAPPPHPGAPHPPQVMLLHPPQGHGGPPQGAVPPSGVPALSASTPSPYPYIGHPQVQSHPSQQLPFHPPGN; this is encoded by the exons TTTGAACTGGCAGTAGATGCGGTACATCGGAAAGCCTCTGAGCCAGCAGGTGGGCCTCGTCGGGAAGACATTGTGGACACCATGGTGTTTAAACCAAGTGATGTTCTGCTTGTCCACTTCCGAAATGTTGACTTCAATTATGCTACTAAAG ACAAGTTCACTGACTCAGCCATTGCCATGAACTCTAAGGTGAATGGAGAACACAAAGAGAAGGTGCTTCAGCGTTGGGAGGGCGGTGACAGCAACAGTGATGACTACGATCTGGAATCCGATATG TCTAATGGATGGGATCCTAATGAGATGTTCAAATTTAATGAGGAGAACTATGGAGTGAAGACCACCTATGACAGCAGTCTATCTTCTTACAC GGTTCCCTTAGAAAAGGACAACTCTGAAGAGTTTCGGCAGCGGGAGCTTCGCGCGGCCCAGTTGGCTCGGGAGATTGAGTCTAGTCCCCAGTACCGTCTACGGATTGCCATGGAAAATGACGACGGGCGAACCGAGGAGGAGAAGCACAGTGCAGTTCAGCGGCAGGGGTCCGGGCGGGAGAGCCCCAGCTTGGTGTCCAG GGAAGGGAAATATATCCCTCTGCCTCAACGAGTTCGGGAAGGTCCCCGGGGAGGAGTTCGATGCAGCAGTTCTCGAGGAGGGCGGCCTGGCCTTAGCTCTTTGCCACCTCGTGGCCCTCACCATCTTGACAACAGCAGTCCTGGTCCTGGGTCTGAGGCACGTGGTATCAATGGAG GTCCTTCCCGCATGTCCCCCAAGGCACAGCGGCCTCTGAGAGGTGGCAAGACCTTATCTTCACCCAACAATAGGCCTTCTGGAGAAGCTTCTGTTCCTCCAACATCTGCAG CTCTCCCTTTTCTTCCAGTGGGCCGGATGTACCCTCCACGGTCTCCCAAGTCTGCTGCCCCTGCCCCAGTCTCAGCTTCCTGTCCTGAGCCTCCCATTGGTTCAGCAGTAGCATCCTCTGCCTCCATCCCTGTGACATCATCAGTTGTGGATCCTGGAGCAGGCTCTATTTCCCCAGCATCTCCAAAACTCTCCCTGGCCCCTACAGATG TAAAAGAACTCCCAACCAAGGAGCCCAGTAGGAGTTTGGAAGCCCAAGAGCTGGCCCGCATAGCTGGGAAAG TCCCTGGCCTTCAGAATGAACAAAAACGCTTTCAGTTGGAAGAACTGAGGAAATTTGGGGCCCAGTTTAAG CTTCAACCTAGTAGCTCCTCTGAGACGGGCCTGGATCCATTTCCTTCCCGGATCTTGAAAGAAGAGgccaaaggaaaggagaaagaagtggATGGTCTATTGACTTCAGATCCTATGGGATCCCCAGTCTCCTCCAAGGCAGAATCCATATTGGATAAGGAAGACAAAGTGCCCCTGGCAGCAGTAGCGGGGTCTGAGGGGCCAGAACAGCTCCAACCACCTTGCCCCAGCCAAACTGGCAGTCCTCCAGTGGGCCTCATCAAGGGAGATGACAAAGAGGAGGGCCCGGTTACTGA ACAAGTAAAGAAGTCTACTTTGAACCCCAATGCCAAGGAGTTCAATCCAACAAAGCCTCTGCTGTCTGTG AACAAATCTACCAGTACTCCAACTTCACCAGGGCCCCGTACTCATTCAACACCTTCCATACCGGTGCTGACAGCAGGCCAGAGTGGGCTCTACAGTCCCCAGTACATCTCATATATACCTCAGATCCACATGGGACCAGCTGTGCAG GCACCTCAGATGTATCCATATCCTGTATCCAATTCGGTGCCTGGGCAGCAGGGCAAGTACCGGGGTGCAAAAG GCTCACTTCCCCCCCAGCGCTCTGACCAACACCAACCAGCCTCAGCCCCTCCAATGatgcaggctgctgctgctgctgctggcccaCCCTTGGTGGCTGCCACACCTTATTCCTCCTACATCCCTTACAACCCACAGCAGTTCCCAGGCCAGCCTGCCATGATGCAGCCCATGGCACACTACCCTTCACAG CCGGTGTTCGCCCCTATGCTTCAAAGTAATCCACGAATGTTGACATCGGGAAGCCATCCCCAGGCCATCGTGTCATCCTCCACTCCTCAGTACCCTTCTGCAGAGCAGCCTACCCCCCAAGCCCTTTATG CCACTGTTCACCAGTCCTATCCACACCATGCCACGCAGCTCCATGGCCACCAGCCTCAGCCGGCCACCACTCCTACTGGGAGCCAACCACAATCCCAGCATGCGGCCCCCAGTCCCGTTCAG CACCAGGCGGGGCAGGCCCCACACCTGGGCAGTGGACAACCACAGCAGAATCTGTACCATCCAGGGGCCCTAACAGGCACGCCACCTTCTCTACCACCGGGACCTTCTGCCCAGTCCCCTCAAAGCAGCTTCCCCCAGCCAGCTGCTGTGTATGCCATCCATCCCCACCAGCAGCTGCCCCACGGCTTCACCAACATGGCCCATGTTACCCAG GCCCATGTCCAAACTGGAGTCACAGCAGCCCCGCCCCCACACCCTGGGGCTCCCCACCCGCCCCAGGTGATGCTGCTGCACCCCCCCCAGGGCCATGGGGGCCCCCCCCAAGGCGCGGTGCCCCCGAGTGGGGTGCCTGCACTCTCAGCTTCCACACCCTCACCCTACCCCTACATCGGACACCCCCAAG TTCAATCTCATCCCTCCCAGCAGCTCCCCTTCCACCCCCCGGGGAACTGA
- the Atxn2l gene encoding ataxin-2-like protein isoform X17, which produces MLSYDSGIGLPRGQTTGKGPPQSPVFEGVYNNSRMLHFLTAVVGSTCDVKVKNGTTYEGIFKTLSSKFELAVDAVHRKASEPAGGPRREDIVDTMVFKPSDVLLVHFRNVDFNYATKDKFTDSAIAMNSKVNGEHKEKVLQRWEGGDSNSDDYDLESDMSNGWDPNEMFKFNEENYGVKTTYDSSLSSYTVPLEKDNSEEFRQRELRAAQLAREIESSPQYRLRIAMENDDGRTEEEKHSAVQRQGSGRESPSLVSREGKYIPLPQRVREGPRGGVRCSSSRGGRPGLSSLPPRGPHHLDNSSPGPGSEARGINGGPSRMSPKAQRPLRGGKTLSSPNNRPSGEASVPPTSAVGRMYPPRSPKSAAPAPVSASCPEPPIGSAVASSASIPVTSSVVDPGAGSISPASPKLSLAPTDVKELPTKEPSRSLEAQELARIAGKVPGLQNEQKRFQLEELRKFGAQFKLQPSSSSETGLDPFPSRILKEEAKGKEKEVDGLLTSDPMGSPVSSKAESILDKEDKVPLAAVAGSEGPEQLQPPCPSQTGSPPVGLIKGDDKEEGPVTEQVKKSTLNPNAKEFNPTKPLLSVNKSTSTPTSPGPRTHSTPSIPVLTAGQSGLYSPQYISYIPQIHMGPAVQAPQMYPYPVSNSVPGQQGKYRGAKGSLPPQRSDQHQPASAPPMMQAAAAAAGPPLVAATPYSSYIPYNPQQFPGQPAMMQPMAHYPSQPVFAPMLQSNPRMLTSGSHPQAIVSSSTPQYPSAEQPTPQALYATVHQSYPHHATQLHGHQPQPATTPTGSQPQSQHAAPSPVQHQAGQAPHLGSGQPQQNLYHPGALTGTPPSLPPGPSAQSPQSSFPQPAAVYAIHPHQQLPHGFTNMAHVTQAHVQTGVTAAPPPHPGAPHPPQVMLLHPPQGHGGPPQGAVPPSGVPALSASTPSPYPYIGHPQGEQPGQAPGFPGGADDRILCRVGRSHSRRRQGLAPGSVLCFPPSSLSCDPAAPLPTASPALSDPDCLLT; this is translated from the exons TTTGAACTGGCAGTAGATGCGGTACATCGGAAAGCCTCTGAGCCAGCAGGTGGGCCTCGTCGGGAAGACATTGTGGACACCATGGTGTTTAAACCAAGTGATGTTCTGCTTGTCCACTTCCGAAATGTTGACTTCAATTATGCTACTAAAG ACAAGTTCACTGACTCAGCCATTGCCATGAACTCTAAGGTGAATGGAGAACACAAAGAGAAGGTGCTTCAGCGTTGGGAGGGCGGTGACAGCAACAGTGATGACTACGATCTGGAATCCGATATG TCTAATGGATGGGATCCTAATGAGATGTTCAAATTTAATGAGGAGAACTATGGAGTGAAGACCACCTATGACAGCAGTCTATCTTCTTACAC GGTTCCCTTAGAAAAGGACAACTCTGAAGAGTTTCGGCAGCGGGAGCTTCGCGCGGCCCAGTTGGCTCGGGAGATTGAGTCTAGTCCCCAGTACCGTCTACGGATTGCCATGGAAAATGACGACGGGCGAACCGAGGAGGAGAAGCACAGTGCAGTTCAGCGGCAGGGGTCCGGGCGGGAGAGCCCCAGCTTGGTGTCCAG GGAAGGGAAATATATCCCTCTGCCTCAACGAGTTCGGGAAGGTCCCCGGGGAGGAGTTCGATGCAGCAGTTCTCGAGGAGGGCGGCCTGGCCTTAGCTCTTTGCCACCTCGTGGCCCTCACCATCTTGACAACAGCAGTCCTGGTCCTGGGTCTGAGGCACGTGGTATCAATGGAG GTCCTTCCCGCATGTCCCCCAAGGCACAGCGGCCTCTGAGAGGTGGCAAGACCTTATCTTCACCCAACAATAGGCCTTCTGGAGAAGCTTCTGTTCCTCCAACATCTGCAG TGGGCCGGATGTACCCTCCACGGTCTCCCAAGTCTGCTGCCCCTGCCCCAGTCTCAGCTTCCTGTCCTGAGCCTCCCATTGGTTCAGCAGTAGCATCCTCTGCCTCCATCCCTGTGACATCATCAGTTGTGGATCCTGGAGCAGGCTCTATTTCCCCAGCATCTCCAAAACTCTCCCTGGCCCCTACAGATG TAAAAGAACTCCCAACCAAGGAGCCCAGTAGGAGTTTGGAAGCCCAAGAGCTGGCCCGCATAGCTGGGAAAG TCCCTGGCCTTCAGAATGAACAAAAACGCTTTCAGTTGGAAGAACTGAGGAAATTTGGGGCCCAGTTTAAG CTTCAACCTAGTAGCTCCTCTGAGACGGGCCTGGATCCATTTCCTTCCCGGATCTTGAAAGAAGAGgccaaaggaaaggagaaagaagtggATGGTCTATTGACTTCAGATCCTATGGGATCCCCAGTCTCCTCCAAGGCAGAATCCATATTGGATAAGGAAGACAAAGTGCCCCTGGCAGCAGTAGCGGGGTCTGAGGGGCCAGAACAGCTCCAACCACCTTGCCCCAGCCAAACTGGCAGTCCTCCAGTGGGCCTCATCAAGGGAGATGACAAAGAGGAGGGCCCGGTTACTGA ACAAGTAAAGAAGTCTACTTTGAACCCCAATGCCAAGGAGTTCAATCCAACAAAGCCTCTGCTGTCTGTG AACAAATCTACCAGTACTCCAACTTCACCAGGGCCCCGTACTCATTCAACACCTTCCATACCGGTGCTGACAGCAGGCCAGAGTGGGCTCTACAGTCCCCAGTACATCTCATATATACCTCAGATCCACATGGGACCAGCTGTGCAG GCACCTCAGATGTATCCATATCCTGTATCCAATTCGGTGCCTGGGCAGCAGGGCAAGTACCGGGGTGCAAAAG GCTCACTTCCCCCCCAGCGCTCTGACCAACACCAACCAGCCTCAGCCCCTCCAATGatgcaggctgctgctgctgctgctggcccaCCCTTGGTGGCTGCCACACCTTATTCCTCCTACATCCCTTACAACCCACAGCAGTTCCCAGGCCAGCCTGCCATGATGCAGCCCATGGCACACTACCCTTCACAG CCGGTGTTCGCCCCTATGCTTCAAAGTAATCCACGAATGTTGACATCGGGAAGCCATCCCCAGGCCATCGTGTCATCCTCCACTCCTCAGTACCCTTCTGCAGAGCAGCCTACCCCCCAAGCCCTTTATG CCACTGTTCACCAGTCCTATCCACACCATGCCACGCAGCTCCATGGCCACCAGCCTCAGCCGGCCACCACTCCTACTGGGAGCCAACCACAATCCCAGCATGCGGCCCCCAGTCCCGTTCAG CACCAGGCGGGGCAGGCCCCACACCTGGGCAGTGGACAACCACAGCAGAATCTGTACCATCCAGGGGCCCTAACAGGCACGCCACCTTCTCTACCACCGGGACCTTCTGCCCAGTCCCCTCAAAGCAGCTTCCCCCAGCCAGCTGCTGTGTATGCCATCCATCCCCACCAGCAGCTGCCCCACGGCTTCACCAACATGGCCCATGTTACCCAG GCCCATGTCCAAACTGGAGTCACAGCAGCCCCGCCCCCACACCCTGGGGCTCCCCACCCGCCCCAGGTGATGCTGCTGCACCCCCCCCAGGGCCATGGGGGCCCCCCCCAAGGCGCGGTGCCCCCGAGTGGGGTGCCTGCACTCTCAGCTTCCACACCCTCACCCTACCCCTACATCGGACACCCCCAAGGTGAGCAGCCTGGCCAGGCGCCTGGATTTCCAGGAGGAGCCGATGACAGGATTC TATGTAGGGTGGGCAGAAGCCACAGTCGCCGCCGCCAGGGGCTTGCTCCTGGCTCTGTCCTTTGCTTCCCTCCGTCCTCGCTCAGTTGTGATCCAGCAGCCCCCCTCCCCACTGCCTCCCCAGCTCTCAGTGACCCCGACTGTCTCCTGACTTAG
- the Atxn2l gene encoding ataxin-2-like protein isoform X20, with amino-acid sequence MLSYDSGIGLPRGQTTGKGPPQSPVFEGVYNNSRMLHFLTAVVGSTCDVKVKNGTTYEGIFKTLSSKFELAVDAVHRKASEPAGGPRREDIVDTMVFKPSDVLLVHFRNVDFNYATKDKFTDSAIAMNSKVNGEHKEKVLQRWEGGDSNSDDYDLESDMSNGWDPNEMFKFNEENYGVKTTYDSSLSSYTVPLEKDNSEEFRQRELRAAQLAREIESSPQYRLRIAMENDDGRTEEEKHSAVQRQGSGRESPSLVSREGKYIPLPQRVREGPRGGVRCSSSRGGRPGLSSLPPRGPHHLDNSSPGPGSEARGINGGPSRMSPKAQRPLRGGKTLSSPNNRPSGEASVPPTSAVGRMYPPRSPKSAAPAPVSASCPEPPIGSAVASSASIPVTSSVVDPGAGSISPASPKLSLAPTDVKELPTKEPSRSLEAQELARIAGKVPGLQNEQKRFQLEELRKFGAQFKLQPSSSSETGLDPFPSRILKEEAKGKEKEVDGLLTSDPMGSPVSSKAESILDKEDKVPLAAVAGSEGPEQLQPPCPSQTGSPPVGLIKGDDKEEGPVTEQVKKSTLNPNAKEFNPTKPLLSVNKSTSTPTSPGPRTHSTPSIPVLTAGQSGLYSPQYISYIPQIHMGPAVQAPQMYPYPVSNSVPGQQGKYRGAKGSLPPQRSDQHQPASAPPMMQAAAAAAGPPLVAATPYSSYIPYNPQQFPGQPAMMQPMAHYPSQPVFAPMLQSNPRMLTSGSHPQAIVSSSTPQYPSAEQPTPQALYATVHQSYPHHATQLHGHQPQPATTPTGSQPQSQHAAPSPVQHQAGQAPHLGSGQPQQNLYHPGALTGTPPSLPPGPSAQSPQSSFPQPAAVYAIHPHQQLPHGFTNMAHVTQAHVQTGVTAAPPPHPGAPHPPQVMLLHPPQGHGGPPQGAVPPSGVPALSASTPSPYPYIGHPQVQSHPSQQLPFHPPGN; translated from the exons TTTGAACTGGCAGTAGATGCGGTACATCGGAAAGCCTCTGAGCCAGCAGGTGGGCCTCGTCGGGAAGACATTGTGGACACCATGGTGTTTAAACCAAGTGATGTTCTGCTTGTCCACTTCCGAAATGTTGACTTCAATTATGCTACTAAAG ACAAGTTCACTGACTCAGCCATTGCCATGAACTCTAAGGTGAATGGAGAACACAAAGAGAAGGTGCTTCAGCGTTGGGAGGGCGGTGACAGCAACAGTGATGACTACGATCTGGAATCCGATATG TCTAATGGATGGGATCCTAATGAGATGTTCAAATTTAATGAGGAGAACTATGGAGTGAAGACCACCTATGACAGCAGTCTATCTTCTTACAC GGTTCCCTTAGAAAAGGACAACTCTGAAGAGTTTCGGCAGCGGGAGCTTCGCGCGGCCCAGTTGGCTCGGGAGATTGAGTCTAGTCCCCAGTACCGTCTACGGATTGCCATGGAAAATGACGACGGGCGAACCGAGGAGGAGAAGCACAGTGCAGTTCAGCGGCAGGGGTCCGGGCGGGAGAGCCCCAGCTTGGTGTCCAG GGAAGGGAAATATATCCCTCTGCCTCAACGAGTTCGGGAAGGTCCCCGGGGAGGAGTTCGATGCAGCAGTTCTCGAGGAGGGCGGCCTGGCCTTAGCTCTTTGCCACCTCGTGGCCCTCACCATCTTGACAACAGCAGTCCTGGTCCTGGGTCTGAGGCACGTGGTATCAATGGAG GTCCTTCCCGCATGTCCCCCAAGGCACAGCGGCCTCTGAGAGGTGGCAAGACCTTATCTTCACCCAACAATAGGCCTTCTGGAGAAGCTTCTGTTCCTCCAACATCTGCAG TGGGCCGGATGTACCCTCCACGGTCTCCCAAGTCTGCTGCCCCTGCCCCAGTCTCAGCTTCCTGTCCTGAGCCTCCCATTGGTTCAGCAGTAGCATCCTCTGCCTCCATCCCTGTGACATCATCAGTTGTGGATCCTGGAGCAGGCTCTATTTCCCCAGCATCTCCAAAACTCTCCCTGGCCCCTACAGATG TAAAAGAACTCCCAACCAAGGAGCCCAGTAGGAGTTTGGAAGCCCAAGAGCTGGCCCGCATAGCTGGGAAAG TCCCTGGCCTTCAGAATGAACAAAAACGCTTTCAGTTGGAAGAACTGAGGAAATTTGGGGCCCAGTTTAAG CTTCAACCTAGTAGCTCCTCTGAGACGGGCCTGGATCCATTTCCTTCCCGGATCTTGAAAGAAGAGgccaaaggaaaggagaaagaagtggATGGTCTATTGACTTCAGATCCTATGGGATCCCCAGTCTCCTCCAAGGCAGAATCCATATTGGATAAGGAAGACAAAGTGCCCCTGGCAGCAGTAGCGGGGTCTGAGGGGCCAGAACAGCTCCAACCACCTTGCCCCAGCCAAACTGGCAGTCCTCCAGTGGGCCTCATCAAGGGAGATGACAAAGAGGAGGGCCCGGTTACTGA ACAAGTAAAGAAGTCTACTTTGAACCCCAATGCCAAGGAGTTCAATCCAACAAAGCCTCTGCTGTCTGTG AACAAATCTACCAGTACTCCAACTTCACCAGGGCCCCGTACTCATTCAACACCTTCCATACCGGTGCTGACAGCAGGCCAGAGTGGGCTCTACAGTCCCCAGTACATCTCATATATACCTCAGATCCACATGGGACCAGCTGTGCAG GCACCTCAGATGTATCCATATCCTGTATCCAATTCGGTGCCTGGGCAGCAGGGCAAGTACCGGGGTGCAAAAG GCTCACTTCCCCCCCAGCGCTCTGACCAACACCAACCAGCCTCAGCCCCTCCAATGatgcaggctgctgctgctgctgctggcccaCCCTTGGTGGCTGCCACACCTTATTCCTCCTACATCCCTTACAACCCACAGCAGTTCCCAGGCCAGCCTGCCATGATGCAGCCCATGGCACACTACCCTTCACAG CCGGTGTTCGCCCCTATGCTTCAAAGTAATCCACGAATGTTGACATCGGGAAGCCATCCCCAGGCCATCGTGTCATCCTCCACTCCTCAGTACCCTTCTGCAGAGCAGCCTACCCCCCAAGCCCTTTATG CCACTGTTCACCAGTCCTATCCACACCATGCCACGCAGCTCCATGGCCACCAGCCTCAGCCGGCCACCACTCCTACTGGGAGCCAACCACAATCCCAGCATGCGGCCCCCAGTCCCGTTCAG CACCAGGCGGGGCAGGCCCCACACCTGGGCAGTGGACAACCACAGCAGAATCTGTACCATCCAGGGGCCCTAACAGGCACGCCACCTTCTCTACCACCGGGACCTTCTGCCCAGTCCCCTCAAAGCAGCTTCCCCCAGCCAGCTGCTGTGTATGCCATCCATCCCCACCAGCAGCTGCCCCACGGCTTCACCAACATGGCCCATGTTACCCAG GCCCATGTCCAAACTGGAGTCACAGCAGCCCCGCCCCCACACCCTGGGGCTCCCCACCCGCCCCAGGTGATGCTGCTGCACCCCCCCCAGGGCCATGGGGGCCCCCCCCAAGGCGCGGTGCCCCCGAGTGGGGTGCCTGCACTCTCAGCTTCCACACCCTCACCCTACCCCTACATCGGACACCCCCAAG TTCAATCTCATCCCTCCCAGCAGCTCCCCTTCCACCCCCCGGGGAACTGA